Proteins from one Artemia franciscana unplaced genomic scaffold, ASM3288406v1 Scaffold_728, whole genome shotgun sequence genomic window:
- the LOC136043570 gene encoding uncharacterized protein LOC136043570 yields MLSDRNIKWLYIKGKLNPVDVLSRPPDDTLLQTRPFSLADEEAEFMAATVQTEPTSMNSTSPKGSLDFLGLEGQQTKKYQMNGVELAPIISLMLQHGTNDYAKFEFRSTNGDALQRQEDQDAGLRFNEDRNGKNSHITVSPQDHDSLGEAASLQDQPDYIDTSERNEKLNDMKGNECIFIDPQMNPGKLEKLLEKWNIVPWLQKEVDRLILWERIWYRMPPPEEGRKSNAQILQLLIPRCLIPGVFQLSHSHVLMAAHQNAERSLV; encoded by the coding sequence ATGTTGTCAGACAGAAACATAAAATGGCTCTACATTAAGGGGAAGCTCAACCCAGTTGATGTATTAAGCCGACCACCAGACGACACGCTTCTTCAAACTCGTCCTTTCTCACTCGCGGATGAAGAAGCAGAGTTTATGGCAGCGACGGTACAGACAGAACCAACGTCGATGAATTCAACTTCGCCGAAAGGAAGTTTAGACTTTCTAGGTTTGGAAGGTCAACAGACTAAGAAGTATCAGATGAATGGCGTAGAATTAGCACCAATTATAAGCCTAATGCTTCAGCACGGGACTAATGATTAcgcgaaatttgaatttagaagCACAAATGGGGATGCCCTGCAAAGACAGGAAGACCAGGACGCCGGGTTGAGATTTAATGAAGATAGAAATGGCAAAAATAGCCATATTACAGTTAGTCCACAGGACCATGACTCCCTAGGAGAGGCTGCTAGTCTCCAAGACCAGCCTGATTATATTGATACTTCGGAAAGAAATGAGAAATTGAATGATATGAAAGGAAATGAATGTATATTTATAGATCCACAAATGAATCCAGGAAAGCTTGAAAAGTTACTGGAAAAGTGGAATATAGTGCCATGGCTGCAGAAGGAAGTTGACAGGCTCATTTTGTGGGAGAGGATTTGGTATCGGATGCCGCCACCGGAAGAAGGCAGAAAATCAAATGCGCAAATTTTACAACTACTGATTCCTAGGTGCCTGATTCCTGGTGTTTTCCAACTGTCGCATTCACATGTCCTCATGGCCGCCCACCAGAACGCGGAAAGAAGCCTAGTCTAA